The following proteins come from a genomic window of Alosa alosa isolate M-15738 ecotype Scorff River chromosome 2, AALO_Geno_1.1, whole genome shotgun sequence:
- the LOC125291174 gene encoding zinc finger X-chromosomal protein isoform X2 has translation MDDHITRLAIHSQEPKIILHGGDDVGPAGESDSFVVELQVSSSRAGSVVDDGDLHNDSVVEDDDIDQLVIQDSAEDVVQYDEDAEDDEVAMDTCVVQMGEDEEDEAVAVARVVRGNVDEAGKMVSGEEEGSAVVAADDKSDGQEVIKVYIFKADDTGEDMGDTEVVGDEEPSSGEKMVYMSVGDSNHSDSKLSEEVYMEVVVGGEEANVTANHGRCYDNTALSKEFTPATWASAYDSLAEPRNGAASAFLHMEDPMGGANKGSRRRTEPRQVQTAIIIGPYGQPLTVYPCFLCGKKFKSRGFLRRHQRTQHQELLTKSRKKVQPSTPPDSSALAPTFSCETCGQSFAQQPALFTHRLQHHPPVAPPSPPGLPADAPKTLQCRYCAFRASDAGLLQRHLQGAHNRSFPHTCAECGKGFRHPSEMRKHARTHTGERPFRCSQCSYKAADASNLKTHMKSKHGSQEPPFRCEQCSQTFAEEDELSSHVSLSHPSAEPSRGPVTSTPAVTVPHQCPHCDHRSSNSSDLKRHVISCHTKEYPHVCEACGKGFHRPSELKKHEATHKASPGAPGAAPAAKKLHQCRHCSFKIADPFVLSRHILSVHTKESAGSGQGLAVDVDGQSSPTSMEQPSPPLLSPASEASPPKASSNKKSPSSVKKSGSGSSGGGANKARVVVAQPPRERRVYQCQYCDYSTGDASGFKRHVISIHTKDYPHRCEYCSKGFRRPSEKNQHIARHHKDVIQPSS, from the exons ATGATGTCGGTCCAGCCGGGGAGTCTGACAGCTTCGTTGTGGAGCTCCAAGTCTCCTCCTCCCGTGCTGGCTCTGTCGTTGACGACGGTGATCTCCATAACGACAGCGTTGTGGAGGATGACGACATTGATCAGTTGGTGATCCAAGACTCCGCTGAGGACGTAGTCCAGTATGATGAAGATGCGGAGGATGACGAGGTTGCCATGGACACCTGTGTGGTGCAGATgggggaggacgaggaggatgaAGCGGTCGCTGTGGCGCGGGTCGTCAGGGGCAacg tggATGAGGCTGGTAAAATGGTGtcaggtgaggaggaggggtCAGCGGTGGTTGCCGCAGACGACAAGAGTGATGGACAGGAAGTCATCAAGGTCTACATCTTCAAGGCAGATGACACGGGAGAggacatgg gtgacACAGAGGTTGTGGGGGATGAGGAGCCGTCCTCTGGTGAGAAGATGGTCTACATGTCTGTCGGGGACAGCAACCACAGTGACT CCAAGCTCTCAGAGGAAGTATACATGGAAGTTGTAGTTGGAGGGGAAGAGGCTAATGTAACCGCCAATCATGGTCGCTGCTATGACAACACTGCCCTTAGCAAAGAGTTCACGCCGGCGACATGGGCATCTGCATACg aCTCCCTAGCAGAGCCCCGTAATGGTGCTGCCAGCGCCTTCCTGCACATGGAGGACCCGATGGGAGGAGCTAATAAAGGCAGCAGAAGGAGAACAGAGCCAAGACAGGTGCAGACCG ccaTCATCATCGGGCCGTACGGTCAGCCCCTGACAGTGTACCCCTGCTTCCTGTGTGGAAAGAAGTTCAAGTCCCGTGGGTTTCTACGGCGACACCAGCGGACGCAACATCAGGAGCTCCTCACCAAGAGCAGGAAGAAG GTACAGCCCAGCACCCCTCCTGACTCGTCGGCGTTGGCGCCAACGTTCAGCTGTGAGACGTGCGGCCAGAGTTTCGCCCAGCAGCCTGCCCTCTTCACACACCGCTTGCAGCACCACCCGCCCGTGGCCCCGCCCAGTCCACCCGGCCTGCCCGCCGACGCCCCTAAAACGCTGCAGTGCAGGTACTGCGCGTTCCGTGCGTCCGACGCTGGCCTGCTGCAGAGGCACCTGCAGGGAGCGCACAACCGCAGCTTCCCACACACCTGTGCCGAGTGCGGCAAGGGCTTCCGCCACCCGTCCGAGATGCGCaagcacgcgcgcacgcacaccgGGGAGCGGCCGTTCCGCTGTTCACAGTGCTCTTACAAGGCCGCCGATGCCTCCAACCTGAAGACGCACATGAAGAGCAAACATGGCAGCCAAGAGCCGCCCTTCAG ATGTGAGCAATGCAGTCAGACGTTTGCTGAGGAGGACGAGTTGAGTAGCCACGTCTCCCTGTCGCACCCGTCGGCAGAGCCCAGTCGAGGTCCAGTTACCTCAACGCCAGCGGTGACAGTCCCGCATCAGTGCCCGCACTGTGACCACCGCAGCTCCAACTCCAGTGACCTCAAGCGCCACGTCATCTCCTGCCACACCAAGGAGTACCCCCATGTCTGTGAGGCCTGTGGCAAGGGCTTCCACCGGCCCTCGGAGCTCAAGAAGCACGAGGCCACCCATAAAGCGTCACCCGGGGCGCCGGGAGCGGCCCCCGCAGCCAAGAAGCTCCATCAGTGCCGCCACTGCAGCTTCAAGATCGCAGACCCCTTCGTCCTGAGCCGCCACATCCTCTCGGTCCACACCAAGGAGTCTGCAGGAAGCGGCCAGGGCCTTGCTGTTGATGTTGACGGGCAGTCGTCTCCCACATCCATGGAGCAGCCATCCCCACCGCTGTTGTCCCCGGCGTCAGAGGCATCACCGCCCAAAGCGAGCAGCAACAAGAAGTCGCCGTCCTCTGTGAAGAAGTCTGGCAGCGGGAGCAGCGGTGGTGGGGCCAACAAGGCGCGGGTGGTGGTGGCGCAGCCGCCTCGTGAGCGCCGCGTCTACCAGTGCCAGTACTGCGACTACAGCACCGGAGACGCATCCGGTTTCAAGAGGCACGTCATCTCCATCCACACCAAGGACTACCCACACCGCTGTGAGTACTGTTCCAAAGGGTTCCGCAGGCCCTCTGAGAAGAACCAGCACATTGCCCGCCACCATAAGGATGTGATTCAGCCCAGTAGTTAA
- the LOC125291174 gene encoding zinc finger X-chromosomal protein isoform X1: MDDHITRLAIHSQEPKIILHGGDDVGPAGESDSFVVELQVSSSRAGSVVDDGDLHNDSVVEDDDIDQLVIQDSAEDVVQYDEDAEDDEVAMDTCVVQMGEDEEDEAVAVARVVRGNGEGESEGREMAEDEEGCGDYLMISLDEAGKMVSGEEEGSAVVAADDKSDGQEVIKVYIFKADDTGEDMGDTEVVGDEEPSSGEKMVYMSVGDSNHSDSKLSEEVYMEVVVGGEEANVTANHGRCYDNTALSKEFTPATWASAYDSLAEPRNGAASAFLHMEDPMGGANKGSRRRTEPRQVQTAIIIGPYGQPLTVYPCFLCGKKFKSRGFLRRHQRTQHQELLTKSRKKVQPSTPPDSSALAPTFSCETCGQSFAQQPALFTHRLQHHPPVAPPSPPGLPADAPKTLQCRYCAFRASDAGLLQRHLQGAHNRSFPHTCAECGKGFRHPSEMRKHARTHTGERPFRCSQCSYKAADASNLKTHMKSKHGSQEPPFRCEQCSQTFAEEDELSSHVSLSHPSAEPSRGPVTSTPAVTVPHQCPHCDHRSSNSSDLKRHVISCHTKEYPHVCEACGKGFHRPSELKKHEATHKASPGAPGAAPAAKKLHQCRHCSFKIADPFVLSRHILSVHTKESAGSGQGLAVDVDGQSSPTSMEQPSPPLLSPASEASPPKASSNKKSPSSVKKSGSGSSGGGANKARVVVAQPPRERRVYQCQYCDYSTGDASGFKRHVISIHTKDYPHRCEYCSKGFRRPSEKNQHIARHHKDVIQPSS; this comes from the exons ATGATGTCGGTCCAGCCGGGGAGTCTGACAGCTTCGTTGTGGAGCTCCAAGTCTCCTCCTCCCGTGCTGGCTCTGTCGTTGACGACGGTGATCTCCATAACGACAGCGTTGTGGAGGATGACGACATTGATCAGTTGGTGATCCAAGACTCCGCTGAGGACGTAGTCCAGTATGATGAAGATGCGGAGGATGACGAGGTTGCCATGGACACCTGTGTGGTGCAGATgggggaggacgaggaggatgaAGCGGTCGCTGTGGCGCGGGTCGTCAGGGGCAacggtgagggagagagtgaggggagagagatggcgGAGGATGAGGAGGGCTGTGGAGACTACCTGATGATCTCAC tggATGAGGCTGGTAAAATGGTGtcaggtgaggaggaggggtCAGCGGTGGTTGCCGCAGACGACAAGAGTGATGGACAGGAAGTCATCAAGGTCTACATCTTCAAGGCAGATGACACGGGAGAggacatgg gtgacACAGAGGTTGTGGGGGATGAGGAGCCGTCCTCTGGTGAGAAGATGGTCTACATGTCTGTCGGGGACAGCAACCACAGTGACT CCAAGCTCTCAGAGGAAGTATACATGGAAGTTGTAGTTGGAGGGGAAGAGGCTAATGTAACCGCCAATCATGGTCGCTGCTATGACAACACTGCCCTTAGCAAAGAGTTCACGCCGGCGACATGGGCATCTGCATACg aCTCCCTAGCAGAGCCCCGTAATGGTGCTGCCAGCGCCTTCCTGCACATGGAGGACCCGATGGGAGGAGCTAATAAAGGCAGCAGAAGGAGAACAGAGCCAAGACAGGTGCAGACCG ccaTCATCATCGGGCCGTACGGTCAGCCCCTGACAGTGTACCCCTGCTTCCTGTGTGGAAAGAAGTTCAAGTCCCGTGGGTTTCTACGGCGACACCAGCGGACGCAACATCAGGAGCTCCTCACCAAGAGCAGGAAGAAG GTACAGCCCAGCACCCCTCCTGACTCGTCGGCGTTGGCGCCAACGTTCAGCTGTGAGACGTGCGGCCAGAGTTTCGCCCAGCAGCCTGCCCTCTTCACACACCGCTTGCAGCACCACCCGCCCGTGGCCCCGCCCAGTCCACCCGGCCTGCCCGCCGACGCCCCTAAAACGCTGCAGTGCAGGTACTGCGCGTTCCGTGCGTCCGACGCTGGCCTGCTGCAGAGGCACCTGCAGGGAGCGCACAACCGCAGCTTCCCACACACCTGTGCCGAGTGCGGCAAGGGCTTCCGCCACCCGTCCGAGATGCGCaagcacgcgcgcacgcacaccgGGGAGCGGCCGTTCCGCTGTTCACAGTGCTCTTACAAGGCCGCCGATGCCTCCAACCTGAAGACGCACATGAAGAGCAAACATGGCAGCCAAGAGCCGCCCTTCAG ATGTGAGCAATGCAGTCAGACGTTTGCTGAGGAGGACGAGTTGAGTAGCCACGTCTCCCTGTCGCACCCGTCGGCAGAGCCCAGTCGAGGTCCAGTTACCTCAACGCCAGCGGTGACAGTCCCGCATCAGTGCCCGCACTGTGACCACCGCAGCTCCAACTCCAGTGACCTCAAGCGCCACGTCATCTCCTGCCACACCAAGGAGTACCCCCATGTCTGTGAGGCCTGTGGCAAGGGCTTCCACCGGCCCTCGGAGCTCAAGAAGCACGAGGCCACCCATAAAGCGTCACCCGGGGCGCCGGGAGCGGCCCCCGCAGCCAAGAAGCTCCATCAGTGCCGCCACTGCAGCTTCAAGATCGCAGACCCCTTCGTCCTGAGCCGCCACATCCTCTCGGTCCACACCAAGGAGTCTGCAGGAAGCGGCCAGGGCCTTGCTGTTGATGTTGACGGGCAGTCGTCTCCCACATCCATGGAGCAGCCATCCCCACCGCTGTTGTCCCCGGCGTCAGAGGCATCACCGCCCAAAGCGAGCAGCAACAAGAAGTCGCCGTCCTCTGTGAAGAAGTCTGGCAGCGGGAGCAGCGGTGGTGGGGCCAACAAGGCGCGGGTGGTGGTGGCGCAGCCGCCTCGTGAGCGCCGCGTCTACCAGTGCCAGTACTGCGACTACAGCACCGGAGACGCATCCGGTTTCAAGAGGCACGTCATCTCCATCCACACCAAGGACTACCCACACCGCTGTGAGTACTGTTCCAAAGGGTTCCGCAGGCCCTCTGAGAAGAACCAGCACATTGCCCGCCACCATAAGGATGTGATTCAGCCCAGTAGTTAA